Genomic DNA from Methylocystis sp. MJC1:
TAACGACGGTCACGCGTCCCAACAACGACATGATGATCTTCACGGACAGCGGCGTGACGCTGTTCGAGACGGCTCCGCGTTCGGTGGCGTTCCTGCCCAATCCCGCGCTTACGGCCGGGACAAATGGAAACGCCGTCTATGTCGACGGCGTGCAGGTGACGGGAAACAGCAACTTCGCCACCAGCGTGCATTCCGGCAAGCTCGCGGGTTTGACGCAACTTCGAGACACTGTCGCGCCGGCGTATCAAAACCAGCTCGACGAGATTGCGCGTGGACTTGTTTCGGCCTTTTCCGAGAGCGATCAAACCGGCGGCGGCGCGCCTGCGCTTCCCGGGCTTTTCACTTATCCTGGCGCGACAGCGGTTCCTGGCGCGGCCCTCGTTCCGGGCCTCGCCGGACAGATTCAGGTCAACGCCAACGCCGACCCCAGCCAAGGCGGCGACCCGACGCGCGTGCGCGACGGCGGAATCTCCGCTCCCGGAAATCCCGCCTATACATACAACACGTCCGGCGGCGCGCTCTATACGGGTCGTATCGAGCAGCTGATTTCTTCGCTATCTGCGAATCAGGCCTTCGATCCCAAGGCGTCTCTCAACACCAATACGTCGCTGACCGCTTTCGCGAGTTCTTCCGACGGCTGGCTTTCCGCGCAAAAGCAGCAGGCCAGCAGCGCCAATACTTACCAGAGCGCGATGCTCAGCCAGAGCACCCAGGCACTGTCGAACGCAATCGGCGTGAATCTCGATAGCCAGATGGCCAAAATGCTCGACCTTGAGAACTCGTACCAAGCCACGGCGAAGCTGATGGCGACTGTCGACTCCCTCTATACGACCCTGTTCAACGCCATCAAACCGTGAGTGCAGATCGATGATCTCATCCGTTTCCACAGCGGGTATGTCTACCGCTTTGAGCAATACGATTGTCGATTTGCAAAAGCGCCTGTCGATCGCCCAGAAAGAACTATCGACCGGACAGCACGCCGACATGAGCGTGTCGATCGGTTCTCAGCTGACGCAGGATTCTCTCCTGCATCTCAGCGTGAGCGACCTCGAAGCAATCACGGCGAGCAACAATGTGGTTTCGTCTCGCCTCGATATTACGCAGGCATCGCTGCAGAAGTTCTCGACAGACGCCCAGAGCATGCGAAACGCGCTGATACAGGCCCAAAGCGGATTCAGCAACAGGGGCGCCGTCATCCAGCAGGCGCAAACCTCGCTCAGCACGATGATGTCGAGCTTGAACGCCTCGAGCGGCGGGGTGTACGTTTTCGGCGGAGTCAAAGGCAACACGGCGCCGATTGCAGATACTTCGTCGGCCCCGCCGAGTGCGGCGAAGGCGTCCCTCGACGCTGCATTTACGAGCAATTTCGGATTTCCGCCCTCGGACCCGCGTGTTTCAACGATCACGGCGTCGCAGATGAACGCCTTTATATCCGGTCCGATGGCCGCGTTATTCTCATCGTCGAGTTGGACCGCGAATTGGTCGTCGGCATCGAGCACGCCGCTGCAAAATCGCATATCGATCACCCAAACGAGCGCTACTTCTGTCACGGCTAACGACGCGTCCTTCCGGAATATCGCGTTCGGCTATACGATGCTGACCAATCTTGGCGTGAGCAATCTGAGCAACGATACTTACCAAGCCGTCGTTTCGGCCGCGACAAACTACCTTGATCAAGGCGTATCGGGACTCACCGGGCTACAGGAACAAGTTGGTGTTATGCAGAGCGACCTGAAAAGCGCCCAGCAAAATATGGGGACTCAAAAGGACTTGTTGAACACCCAGATCGGCACGCTGGAGAATGTCGATCCCGCTCAGGCCTCAGTCACGGTCACCAACCTGATGACGCAGATTGAAACGTCTTACTCTCTGACCGCGCGCATTCAGCAGTTGAGCCTCACGAAATATTTGTGAGGCTTCCCACGGCTACTTTCAGCGGGCTTGGCGTTCTGCGGCCCCGAATGAGGACGCAACAAGCGTCCTCATTCGGGTTCACCTGCTCTTATCTGCTCGCAGCGTCTGCTTGCGACACAAGGAGATATCCAAGGAACCGCTGGGAGTCGATCGGGTCGAAGCCCAATTTTTTTCGCAGCTTTTTTCGCAGCTTGCTGATGTGGCTTTCGATCACAGTCTCTTCGACTTCCTCATCGAAGAGCCCGTAAACGGCGTTAAATACTTGGGTCTTGGTCAACCTGCGGCGCTTGTTCAAAACAAGCAGTTCGAGAACGCGTCTCTCCCGGCGGGGCAGCGGGAAGGGCTCGCCGTCAATCACCGGATCGCGACCATCGAAGAAGACCTGGATACGATCGAACGTCGCATAGTCTTGCCGAGCTTCGGCGCGCCGCCGAATAGCGTGAACGCGGGCAAGTATTTCGCGCACGTGGATCGGTTTGCGAACAACGTCGTCGACGCCGGCGCTAAACAAGCCGAGCGTTTGTTCCAAAGACAACGTGTCATTCATCGCGATCACAGGAGCCTGCGAGTGCCGGCGAATAACCCGCGGCAATTCTTCCCGATCAGGGCAATCGCCGATCAGAAACGCCTCAACCGCCTGCAAGTCTTTTTCACGCGCCGAGTCGACCCACTCCAAGAATTGCTCGAAGCCAAAACCTGCCGAGAACACACCCTCTTGACCAAAACGACTAGTATACGCACTCGTTACAATTTCCCTTTCATCCACAATGATTAACATTCGGCGTCTCCCGGCGGATGGGCCAGCATGTCGGGCAGTTCATGCGAATCGACCCCTCTACTCGATGTAGTCGTACCGCTGGAGGGTCGTCAACGGCTAAGACTTAAGTCAACGCTGGCAGTTACTGGCGTCGGGCCCCTCTCCAAAAATGCAGCTTCGCGCAAGCCGGGCTGATTATCTTCCGTGCGAATCGCCTTGTGATTACTCGAGAAGAGAATCAAGAATGCTTTCGTCTTATTATGTGTCTTTGTCGTCACAGCTCGCTCTCGACAAGCGCATGTCGACGATTGCGATGAATGTCGCCAATGCGAATACTGTCGGATTTCGTGCAGGCGGCGTCTCGTTTGAGACTACCTTATCCAAAGCGGGCCCGACGCAAACCGCTTATGCTTCCAGCGGGAAGGATTTTATCTCGACGGTGCAGGGGCCGGTGTCGAAGACCGACAATCCGCTCGATGTTGCGGTGCAGGGTTCGGGGTGGCTGGCGATTCGAACCCCTAACGGTGTCGCCTATACTCGGGACGGCCGTCTGAAGATGCTGCAAACGGGCGACGTCCAGACGATCGAGGGGTTTCCTGTCCTGGACGCCGGCAACTCGCCGATCGTCCTGGATCCGACGCAGGGCCCGCCGACGATCTCCCGCGACGGCATGATCAATCAGGGAGCCAATCAGGTTGGTGCCTTGGGCCTGTTTTCCATAGATCCCAACGCCTCTCTGACAAGAGGGCCGAATTCCAGCGTGATCCCGTCGACGCCAGCGACGCCAATTCTCGAGTTTTCCCTCAATGGCGTGGCGCAAGGCTTTATCGAGGGGGCCAATGTCAATCCGATAACGGAACTGACAAAACTGATTTCCACTTCCCGGTCGTTCGATAATGTGAGCTCCATGACCGATACGTTGGATTCCGCGCAGCAAAACGCCATCCGTACCCTCGGCGGCGCCTAAGGCGCCGGCATGCCCAAACTCGAGCACTTGCAACGCTCGGCCGAGCTTTTCGCCCGCAGCAAGCGTCAGGTCGCCATCTCCGGCGTGGTCGTGGAGGTGACGCCCACATACTTCAGAACTGCGGGACTCTCGAAATTCGTCAGGCTTGGAGATTGTGTCGCAGTAGAAACCGGTCGCGGGGAGACGCTCGCTCAGGTGGTGCGAATCGAGCAGAATGGCGTCATCGTAAAGGCCTTTGAAAATAATTCGCCTGTCGGCCTGGGGTCAAAGGTTTGCTTTGTCGGTCCGATTGAACTTTTCCCCCATGACTCATGGCGGGGCAGGGTTCTCGACGCATTCGGGCGGCCCGTCGATGGGCAGGGGCCCGTCTCAGTTGGTCTTAAGCCCTATTACTTGGACGCGCCGCCGCCGTCGGCAATGCGCCGAACCCGGATCACGAAGCCATTGCGCACAGGCGTCCGGGCGATCGACGCATTCACGCCAATTTGCGAGGGACAGAGGATCGGCATTTTCGCGGGTTCGGGCGTCGGCAAATCCACGTTGCTGGAGATGCTGTCCCGGTCAGGCGGATTTTCCGTCGCGGTGATTTGTCTTGTTGGCGAACGCGGACGCGAAGTGCGCGATTTCGTCGATACGGTGATCTCGGCTAATCCGGGCGGCGTCGTCACGATCGTTGCGACAGCGGACGAAAGTCCGATGATGCGGCGGATGGCGCCGCTGACCGCCACAACGGTTGCAGAGCATTTCCGAGACGCAGGTGCCTCCGTCGTTTTGATCGTCGACTCGGTGACACGCTATGCCCACGCCGCGCGCGAGGTTGCATTGGCGTCCGGCGAGCCGCCTGTAGCCAATGGCTATACGCCGAGCGTTTTTGCCGACCTGCCGCGCCTCCTCGAGCGCGCGGGGCCCGGCGAGGATGGCGCGGGCGCGGTGACGGGGATCTATTCCGTCCTCGTAGACGGCGACAATCATAATGATCCCATCGCCGATTGTATCCGAGGCACGCTTGACGGCCATATTGTGCTCGACCGAGAGATTGCGGAACAGGGTCGCTACCCGGCGATAAACCTGCTCAAGTCGATCTCACGCCTTGCCGATCGCGTCTGGACGCAGGACGAGCGCGAGATGGTGATGAGGCTGAAATCCATGCTTGCGAAATTTGAAGAGACGCGCGATCTGCGCATGCTCGGCGGGTATCACGCCGGCGCGGACGCCGAGCTCGATCGCGCCGTCGCCGTCTCGCCGGCAGTATATGAGGGCCTGCGACAATCCCCTAAGGATCCGCCAAGCGTCGCCGCGCTCGAAGAATTGGCGGAGCGGATCAATGGGGGGCGCCAAGGGTGAGCGACCTATCCCGCTAGCCCATGTTCGGGCCTAACCAGAGCGGCATGGGCCGCTGCCCGTAAGGTTCAGCTTCGCGAAAGCCGGGTCGTTTACATTTTCCCTGCGCAATAACCGGGATGTTTCGGGATGTCTCCCCTTGGGAGCGGCGCGATCGAGGATGTCCATGACCGCCGATGAAGCGTTCGAAATCCTGCAGTTCGAGAAGGAGCTCATCGAAAACGCCGGCCCGGCGGTGCTGCGGCTGAAGCTGATAGAAATCGGGAGCCTTTTTCTGCGTCGTCTTGCGGGAGACGATGTTCTTGAGGCAGCACGGACCGCGTCGGAGGAGCTGCGCAAGCTTATCGCCGAACGTCCCTGTGTTTCCCTCATCGATTTCAAGGCGCGCGATAAGGTTCTTGTTGCGAGTTTTGGAGTCGAATCTTCGATAAAGGCGCCGGACGCCCAAAAGAGCGCACAGCAACCTCTCGACTGCGGCCCGATTGAAACCCGGCAATACGCGGCCGAGATCGAACTCGACCAAAGGGACGCCATCGCACTCGATTGCGCCCTGAACAAGGGCTATAGCCAGGGTGACTTGCGCGAGTTCGGCTTTCTGATGAGCGGCATATTCGACTCGCCGAGCGAGCCCGCAAGATTCGTCAAGCGCGCAAACCAACTCGCTGGCCGCACAGCTTTGCTCGGCGCCGAGTTGAAGAATGGCCAAAGCGAAATTGCATTAAACTCGGTCTATAAGGTAAGCGCTGTTGCGGTCCCACCTTCCAACCGATGCTGAAAGCAGCGAGTCTGATCTCCTGATTTGGAGATAAGGCTTGTGTCCAGACTTGACCCTACGCTTGAGCCTAATGGCGGAGCGGTGCGCCGGATCGAAGTGATCACGGGCGGCGGCGAACGTCGTCGACGATGGTCGGTTGCGGAGAAGGCGCAAGCCGTCGAAGAGTCGCTTGCGCCTGGCGCGGTAGTTTCAGTTGTCGCGCGACGGCATGGGCTGGCGCCGCAGCAATTGTTTTCGTGGCGACGAAAGGCGCGACGGCAAGCGGAACTCGATGCTGTTTCATTTGCGCCGGTTGTTGTCGAGCGACGAGAGGAAGCGCCCGTCGCTCTGGGGTCGGAGAGCAGACCGGTTGCTCGCCCGCACGTGATTGAGCTCGCAATTGACGGTGCAAGCGTCTGGATCTGGCGTGACGCGCCCATGGGCATGGTCACGGCGATTATCGACGCCTTGAAGGCGAGTTCATGATCGGGCCGACAGGCGCGATCCGCGTCATGGTGGCGACGAAGCCCGTCGACTTCCGAAAGGGCGCCGAGGGCTTGGCTGCGCTGGTCCGAGAGACGATGCAGGCAGATCCTTTTGACGGCGCTGTTTATGTGTTCCGCGCGAAAAGGGCTGATCGCATCAAACTGGTGTTCTGGGACGGCACGGGCGTCTGTCTCTTTGCCAAGCGGCTGGAAGATGGCGAGTTCCGCTGGCCGAAGATCGAAGACGGGGTGATGCGGTTGTCCGCGGCGCAGTTTTCGGCGCTGCTGGAGGGGCTCGACTTTCGCCGCGTGCGCGCGGCGAAAGAGACGGCGGCGCCGACCTTGCCGGGATAAGCCGCGACACAGTGAATCAGGGCATCGAAGAACGTCGAAAGGCGGCGGAAAATATGGTCTTCTGCGACTATGGCGCAGGCGATCGAGACGCTTCCCGACGATCCAAACGAACTGAAGGCGATGCTGCTTGCCGAGCGGGCGCGCAACGAGCGTCTCGTTCAGATCATCAAGGAGATGCAGCGCCATCGCTTTGGACGGCGCGCCGAGACCCTTCCCGAAGACCAGATGCTGCTCGCGCTCGAAGAGGTCGAGCAGACGGAAGCGGGCGCCGCGGCGGAGGGGGAAGCCAAGTCCGCCGCCGAACGTGAAAAGGCGGCCAGAAAGCGCCGCACGAACCGTGGCGCGCTACCTGCCCATCTCCCGCGCATCGAAACCATCATCGACATCGAGGATAAAGCCTGTCCTTGCTGCAAGGGCGCGCTCCACCAGATCGGCGAAGATGTCTCTGAGCGGCTCGACGTCGTGCCAGCGCAGTTCCGCGTGCTGGTGACGCGTCGACCCAAATACGCTTGTCGCGCCTGCGAGGGCGCGGTCGTGCAGGCGCCGGCCCCGGCGCGGCTGATCGAAGGCGGCTTGCCGACGGAGGTGACAGTCGCACATGTGCTCGTTTCCAAATACGCCGATCATCTTCCGCTTTATCGCCAAGCACAGATCTACGCCCGGCAGGGGATCGCCCTCGACCGTTCGACGCTCGCCGACTGGGTTGGTCGCGCCGCCTGGCATTTGCGGCCCGTGCACGAGCGGCTTCTGGAACACATCAGATCGTCGACGAAAATCTTCGCTGACGAGACAAGGGCGCCGGTGCTCGACCCCGGGCGCGGGCGTACCAAGACTGGCCAACTTTGGGCTTATGCGCGTGACGACCGGCCATGGGGCGGCGCCGATCCGCCAATCGCAGTCTATGTCTATGCGCAAAACCGAAAGTCCGAGCAGCCGCTCACGCATCTTGCTGGCTTCACGGGCGTCGTGCAGGTCGACGGTTACGCCGGCTATCGCGCGCTGACGCAGAAGAACAGCGTGTCGCTCGCCTTCTGCTGGTCTCACGTCCGCCGGCGCTTCTACGAACTCGCCGCAGCAGGTCCCGCGCCGATCGCCAGCGAGGCTCTGGCGCGCATCGGCGAACTCTACGCCATCGAGAGCGACATCCGCGGCCAAAGCGCCGGCAAACGTCGGGACGCGCGGCAGGAGAAATCCCGCCCCATCCTCGACGCGCTCGAGCCATGGCTGCGTGAAAAACTCGCGCTGATCAGCCAGAAGACCAAGCTCGCCGAGGCGATCCGCTACGCGCTCTCGCGCTGGGACGGCCTGACACGCTTCATCGACGACGGGCGCATCGAGATCGACTCCAATGTCGTCGAACGTGCAATCCGTCCCATCGCCCTCAATCGGAAAAACGCTCTCTTCGCGGGTTCGGACGGAGGCGGCGAAAACTGGGCGATCGTCGCCTCGCTCATCGAGACCTGCAAGCTCAATGGCGTCGATCCGCTGGCCTACATCGCTGACGCTCTTTCTAAGATCGTCAACGGCCATCTCGCCAGTAAGCTCGACGAACTGATGCCTTGGGCCTATGCACAATCCGCCGCGGCCTTCAAAGAGGTGGCCTGAAAACAGCGGTTACTCTATAAGAAATCAGCTTGATGTTTCTTTGCATCGCCGGGGCTGCATAGCCTTGCGGCCACCGCGCGGGGCCCTTGCGCAGTAGCGCCTTGAGCTTTGAGAAGGTCTTCTCGATCGGGCTGAAGTCCTCGGAGCGTTTCCTCGGTGAGTCGCCGCTGTCGCACGCCGCTCGCGTCATCAAGGTAAGCGCGCAAGCCGTGCTGGCCGATCGCGGCCGCTACGAGACGCTATTAAATCTCCTCGGTGGTTCTTCTACCGAGCTGGCGGCAAAGGCGTGTGGACATTATGCAAAAAAAAGGGTCGTGTCCGCGAGGACGCGACCCCTTCTGACGAGGAGGCAGTTCGCTAAGGCGCCGCCTTTATCCGTCTTACTGGAACAGCTTGAGGATCATCTGGCTGTTCTGGTTGGCGATCGAGAGCGCCTGAACGCCGAGCTGCTGCTGCGTCTGGAGCGCCTGCAGGCGGGTCGACACCTCGTTCATGTCCGCATCGACGAGCGAGCTGACGCCGGCGGTGAGCGAAGACTGAAGCGATTTCAAAAAGTCGCTCTGAGCCGTCACACTCGACTGCGTCGCGCCAATATTCGTGGCGTAAGTCGTCAGAGCTTTAATCGCCTGGTCCGCGTTGGAAAGCGTGTCCTGAATTTTGGAGGTATTGACCGGAGGCGGACCAGCGGCGACGGTGCCGGAGCCAGCAGCCGTGTTGAGATCGGCCAACGTCAGGGCGGTAAAGTCGGTCGGCGCGCCGACGCCGGTCGCCTGAGCCGTCTGCAACACGCCGGTGCCGGTCGTAGCAGGCGCGGTGAAAGGCGTGATAAGAGCCGTCAGGGTAAGATTGATCGTTCCGATCGTCGAAAAGGCTGCGCCCTTGCCATCCGTGTAGGACGCGATCAGGTCGAAGCTCGTCTGCGAACCATTCAGCAGGTTAACACCGTTCATGTTCGCCGAGCTGACGATATTCTTCAGCTGCTGGCCGAATGCCTGCAAGCTCGTCAGGATCTTGCTCTGGTCGGCGTTCGGGTCCGTCGCCTGAGCGACAGCCTGCTTGATGGCGTTCACCACCGTGATCGCTTGGTTGACGGCGGACGAGGCGACTGTGAGCGCCTGGTTGCCGACGCCGAGCGCGTCGCTGATCGTCGACAGCACCGAGTTGTCGGACTTCATGGTCGTCGCGATCGACCAGGTCGACGCATTGTCTGCGGCCGACTGGACTTTCAGGCCCGTGGCGACCTCATTCTGCGCCTTCGACAGCATTTGCTGCGTCGAGCGCAGCGATTGGAGCGCTGTCAGCGAGGAAAGATTGGTGTTGATGCTCGACATGATTTTACGCCTATCACTGTTGTTGTCTGTAACGCGCGGGCCGCGCCACTATGGCGGAACCGGCGGCATTCGAGACATCCCGGCGTTCCACCGGGCCAACGGAAACGGCTTCATGCCGCAGGGTTGAACCCCGTCCGAAGCGGAAGAGGAGGGCTCTAATCGCCCCGCCTCGGCGCATTAAAAGCAGGTCTTGGTAAAGAAACGGAAAACAGATCTTAAAATGGGCGCCCGACGCTAACGCAGGGGTTCGGAGAAGGGCAAATCGGCGCAGGCGCGCCCTCGCTTTCCTTTCGTGCGGGAGCGCCATTATTGGCGACGGTCCCACTGGAAATAAAAAAGGCCACGCCCGCCAGGGCGTGACCCTTTGAAAGTGACAGCGGCGCGCCACCGGGCGCCGCCTTTATCCGTCTTACTGGAACAGCTTGAGGATCATCTGGGTATTCTGATTCGCGATCGAGAGCGCCTGAACGCCGAGCTGCTGCTGCGTCTGGAGCGCCTGCAGGCGGGTCGACACCTCGTTCATGTCCGCATCGACGAGCGAGCTGACGCCGGCGGTGAGTGAGGACTGGAGGGATTTCAAGAAGTCGCTCTGAGCCGTCACGCTCGACTCCGTTGCGCCAATGTTCGTGGCGTAAGTCGTCAGAGCTTTAATCGCTTGGTCAGCGTTGGAAAGCGTATCCTGAATTTTCGAGGTATTGACCGGAGGCGGACCAGCGGCGACGGTGCCGGAGCCAGCAGCCGTGTTGAGATCGGCCAACGTCAGGGCGGTAAAGTCGGTCGGCGCGGTGACACCGGTCGCCTGAGCCGTCTGCAACACGCCGGTGCCGGTCGTAGCAGGCGCGGTGAAAGGCGTGATAAGAGCCGTCAGGGTAAGATTGATCGTCCCGATAGACGAAAAGGCTGCGCCTTTGCCATCCGAGTAAGACGCGATCAGGTTGAAGCTCGACTGCGAGCCATTCAGCAGGTTAACGCCATTCATGTTCGCCGAGCTGACGATATTCTTCAGCTGCTGGCCGAAGGCTTGCAAGCTCGTCAGGATCTTGCTCTGGTCGGCGTTCGGGTCGGTCGCCTGAGCGACAGCCTGCTTGATGGAGTTCATCACCGTGATCGCCTGATTGACGGCGGACGAGGCGACTGAAAGCGACTGGGTGCCGACGCCGAGCGCGTCGCTGATCGTCGACAGCACCGAGTTGTCGGACTTCATGGTCGTCGCGATCGACCAGGTCGACGCATTGTCCGCGGCCGACTGGACCTTCAGGCCCGTGGCGACTTCATTCTGCGCCTTCGACAGCATTTGCTGCGTCATGCGCAGTGATTGGAGAGCAGACAGGGACGCTAGGTTGGTATTGATACTCGACATGATTTTACGCCTTTCACTGTTGTCGTCTGTGACGCGCGGCCTCGCCATTATGGCGGAACCGGCGGCATTAGAGACATCCCGGCGTTCCACCGGGCCAACGGAAACGGCTTCATGCCGCGGGACCAACTTCCCCGTCCGCAGCGGATGATCAGGTTGTATGCGCGCCAGCCCAGCTTCGCAATCATTGGCTTTTCTTTTGGATAACGGCCCGTTTACGGGTTCGTCTCTTTGTCGATCGCCAACCCGAACTTGCAGCTGATCCTCAAGCTATTCCAGTAATCGCTTCAGCGAACAATGAAATACATGGTTGCCGGAGAGGCTCGGCCGGCCTTTTGTTTATACTTTGTTAAGCCCTGCTTAACGGTCTGTTAATCTCTACCTTAAAGCGGGCAGCCTCGCACAAGGCTTGATTAGAAATATCTTCACAACGGGCCGGGCCGCGCATCTGCAACCCTCGCGCCCTCGGAAAGGCCGGCATGTCCAGCACTTTGACTAATTCTTCGTCCTTCTTAGCGCTTCAAATACATCCCTTGGCGAGGCCCAAGGGGAGATCGCCAATCAAAACGCTCAGCTGATCATGAAGCTGTTCCTGTAACGCAATCTGATCGTTCATCCCGCCCCGGAAGCAGAAGTTTGCCTCGATGGATCAAGTTTCGCTCGTCTTGGATAATCTAAAGAGCCTCGGAAGCAAGAAGCTGGCGGCTCTCGCGTTGGTGTTCGGCTTGATCGTCAGCGTCGTGTTGGCCGGGACCTATTATCTCTCGCGGCCGAGCGAAGAGACCCTTTACGCCGGCCTCGATCGCGACGACGTGAGCAGAATTGGCGCGGCTTTGAAGGAAATGGGCGTCACATTTGACGTCAATCCTGAGGGTACCGCCATTCTGGTCCCTTATGGACAGACGGCCCGTGCGCGCATGCTGTTGGCCGAGCGTGGCCTGCCGCAGAGCGCCAACGCCGGTTATGAACTGTTCGACAAGGTTGGCGCGCTCGGCCTGACCTCATTCATGCAGGAAGTCACTCGCGTGCGAGCGATCGAGGGCGAGCTCGCCCGAACCATCCAATTGATGCGGGGGATTAAAGCGGCGCGAGTCCACATCGTCATGCCTGACGAAGGCTCGTTTCGCCGAGCGAAACAACCCCCTTCTGCATCGGTGGTAATTCGAACGGAAGGTCCCGACGATTCTGGCGCGGCGCAAGCGATTCGTCATCTGGTGGCGTCTGCGATGCCGGGCATGACGATTGATCAGGTGACTGTGCTCAACACCGACGGAATGATCCTCTCCGCGACAGACGGCGATCCGTCAGAAGCCGTTCCGACCAAGACATTGGCGCTCGAAAAGAGCGTCGCAAAAGACATACAGGACAATGTGCGACGCACATTGACTCCCTATCTGCGCCTGCCGAACTTTCAAGTGAGCGTGCGTGCGCGGGTGAATACCGATCGGCGTCAGACTAACGAGACGATCTACGACCCGGAGTCGAAAGTCGAACGTTCAACGCGCACGGTGAAGGAGTCGGCGCTTTCACAGAACGCCAGCAATTCGTCGCCCACGACCGTAGAGCGAAATGTGCCGCAGGAACGGACACAAAGCGGGGACGGGAAGCAATCCAACGACGAAAATAGAAAGAGCGAGGAGCTTACCAATTTTGAGGTTTCAACCAAGACCGTTACGACGGTCAGCGGCGGTTACACGATCGAAAATCTAGCGATAGCGGTTTTGATCAACCGCGCAGCCCTTGCGGAGGCAGGCAAGCCGGCGCCAAGCAAGGATTTGATCGAGCGTCAGGTCAAAGAAATCGAACAGATTGTTGCTTCTGCGGCTGGAATCAAGAGAGATCGGGGAGACGTCCTGAAGGTTTCCGCCGTCGAATTTACCTTCAACGAACACGAAATGACCCCGGTTGAGTCGCCTGGAGTGCTCGATAGCCTGAGCCATTATTTCGGCACGATGATCAACGCGGCGACAATGCTGGCAATCACAGCCGCCCTCGTGATCTTTGGTCTTATGCCGGCGACGCGCGCATTGCTCGCCGATGCACCGCAAGTCGATCGTGCTCAGGCTCCTCCATTATTGGGAATTGAAACCGAGGTTGGAGCCGACGATGATGGTTTGCTTCCACAGATGAGCGCGCCCACTCTGGCGCTGGACTCTGATCTGGACTCATTCGCTGCAATTGCGGGTCTGGGGCGCGTTTCGTCTCGTCAAAAGCTGGAGCAGCTGATCGAAATAGATGAAATGCAGGCTGCCTCGGTCCTGAAACGGTGGATGCGATCGGACGAAGCGGCATGATACAGCTCCGCCCAATCGGGTCTTATCTTACAAAGTTCGACAGTGGGAAAGCGGAAATCGATTCGATTCCCGCGATAGCAGAAACTGCGCCCATGTTCGACCTGGACGCACACATGCCGTCCAGCGAAGACCTCCTTGCCGAAGAGAGGGAAAAGGCGAGGGAGGAGGTGAGGGCTGAACTAGAACGCGATTACGAAGTGAAGCTCGAAGATGAACGGCAGGCGTTCGAGAAAGAGCGTGA
This window encodes:
- the flgK gene encoding flagellar hook-associated protein FlgK yields the protein MGLSIAGMIANTSLGTISNEISILSRNVSNANTPGYATRVAQTSTGSTGSAEVNGVTRITNPALFKSQLQSTSGGAQASAVYDGLSTIAQLLNTDSNGNSSSPSSFIGKLSSALQTYDAAPTDTTAATGVVTAAKDLANSLNQATATVQSVRQNADRQIADSVTNINSILGKFEQVNNAIVAGTASKKDVTDLLDQRDSLLTQLSSEIGITTVTRPNNDMMIFTDSGVTLFETAPRSVAFLPNPALTAGTNGNAVYVDGVQVTGNSNFATSVHSGKLAGLTQLRDTVAPAYQNQLDEIARGLVSAFSESDQTGGGAPALPGLFTYPGATAVPGAALVPGLAGQIQVNANADPSQGGDPTRVRDGGISAPGNPAYTYNTSGGALYTGRIEQLISSLSANQAFDPKASLNTNTSLTAFASSSDGWLSAQKQQASSANTYQSAMLSQSTQALSNAIGVNLDSQMAKMLDLENSYQATAKLMATVDSLYTTLFNAIKP
- a CDS encoding flagellar hook-associated family protein; this translates as MISSVSTAGMSTALSNTIVDLQKRLSIAQKELSTGQHADMSVSIGSQLTQDSLLHLSVSDLEAITASNNVVSSRLDITQASLQKFSTDAQSMRNALIQAQSGFSNRGAVIQQAQTSLSTMMSSLNASSGGVYVFGGVKGNTAPIADTSSAPPSAAKASLDAAFTSNFGFPPSDPRVSTITASQMNAFISGPMAALFSSSSWTANWSSASSTPLQNRISITQTSATSVTANDASFRNIAFGYTMLTNLGVSNLSNDTYQAVVSAATNYLDQGVSGLTGLQEQVGVMQSDLKSAQQNMGTQKDLLNTQIGTLENVDPAQASVTVTNLMTQIETSYSLTARIQQLSLTKYL
- a CDS encoding response regulator transcription factor, which translates into the protein MLIIVDEREIVTSAYTSRFGQEGVFSAGFGFEQFLEWVDSAREKDLQAVEAFLIGDCPDREELPRVIRRHSQAPVIAMNDTLSLEQTLGLFSAGVDDVVRKPIHVREILARVHAIRRRAEARQDYATFDRIQVFFDGRDPVIDGEPFPLPRRERRVLELLVLNKRRRLTKTQVFNAVYGLFDEEVEETVIESHISKLRKKLRKKLGFDPIDSQRFLGYLLVSQADAASR
- the flgF gene encoding flagellar basal-body rod protein FlgF encodes the protein MLSSYYVSLSSQLALDKRMSTIAMNVANANTVGFRAGGVSFETTLSKAGPTQTAYASSGKDFISTVQGPVSKTDNPLDVAVQGSGWLAIRTPNGVAYTRDGRLKMLQTGDVQTIEGFPVLDAGNSPIVLDPTQGPPTISRDGMINQGANQVGALGLFSIDPNASLTRGPNSSVIPSTPATPILEFSLNGVAQGFIEGANVNPITELTKLISTSRSFDNVSSMTDTLDSAQQNAIRTLGGA
- a CDS encoding FliI/YscN family ATPase, with protein sequence MPKLEHLQRSAELFARSKRQVAISGVVVEVTPTYFRTAGLSKFVRLGDCVAVETGRGETLAQVVRIEQNGVIVKAFENNSPVGLGSKVCFVGPIELFPHDSWRGRVLDAFGRPVDGQGPVSVGLKPYYLDAPPPSAMRRTRITKPLRTGVRAIDAFTPICEGQRIGIFAGSGVGKSTLLEMLSRSGGFSVAVICLVGERGREVRDFVDTVISANPGGVVTIVATADESPMMRRMAPLTATTVAEHFRDAGASVVLIVDSVTRYAHAAREVALASGEPPVANGYTPSVFADLPRLLERAGPGEDGAGAVTGIYSVLVDGDNHNDPIADCIRGTLDGHIVLDREIAEQGRYPAINLLKSISRLADRVWTQDEREMVMRLKSMLAKFEETRDLRMLGGYHAGADAELDRAVAVSPAVYEGLRQSPKDPPSVAALEELAERINGGRQG
- the tnpA gene encoding IS66-like element accessory protein TnpA, which gives rise to MSRLDPTLEPNGGAVRRIEVITGGGERRRRWSVAEKAQAVEESLAPGAVVSVVARRHGLAPQQLFSWRRKARRQAELDAVSFAPVVVERREEAPVALGSESRPVARPHVIELAIDGASVWIWRDAPMGMVTAIIDALKASS
- the tnpB gene encoding IS66 family insertion sequence element accessory protein TnpB (TnpB, as the term is used for proteins encoded by IS66 family insertion elements, is considered an accessory protein, since TnpC, encoded by a neighboring gene, is a DDE family transposase.); amino-acid sequence: MIGPTGAIRVMVATKPVDFRKGAEGLAALVRETMQADPFDGAVYVFRAKRADRIKLVFWDGTGVCLFAKRLEDGEFRWPKIEDGVMRLSAAQFSALLEGLDFRRVRAAKETAAPTLPG